The proteins below come from a single Psychrobacter sp. FDAARGOS_221 genomic window:
- the rsgA gene encoding ribosome small subunit-dependent GTPase A: MALIRQRKLTKQQLRRIDKQQAEQQDSLDGSLIDGVVMAHYGKQLEVQVTSMPSIIPTPPEVAEGDPEPFWQQIELGDIWRCHVRTNLPMIATGDHVRWIADPNTGFGRIESVQPRTSLISRPDRYHKLKPVAANVDILAIVFAPLPAAAPSLIDRYLVVCHHADVEPLLVLNKADLLTIEAYAFTQNLLTEYQALGYETVLTAAPCPENLLQADSKDSQDAANTDSKNSPVDPENIDSERLEDIKQVTELGLGDLQQKIKNKLVIFAGQSGVGKSTLVNALLPNSDQSVNVISTNSKLGQHTTTTSRLLPFVPEDLTQGGIVDTPGIREYGIWHLTPEDIMAGFVELAPLAGHCKFRDCKHTHNSKGCALWEAVAEGKVMQRRVESLVTLQAEADTPTY, translated from the coding sequence ATGGCGCTGATACGACAACGTAAGCTCACCAAACAACAACTTAGACGTATTGATAAACAACAAGCTGAGCAGCAAGACTCGCTCGATGGCAGCTTGATAGATGGTGTGGTCATGGCTCACTACGGCAAGCAGCTTGAAGTTCAAGTTACCTCGATGCCAAGCATCATCCCTACTCCGCCAGAGGTTGCCGAAGGTGATCCAGAGCCATTTTGGCAACAGATTGAACTGGGCGATATTTGGCGCTGCCATGTACGCACCAATTTGCCAATGATTGCCACCGGTGACCATGTTCGCTGGATTGCAGACCCCAATACTGGTTTTGGTCGTATTGAATCTGTGCAGCCACGCACCTCTTTGATATCACGACCTGATCGTTATCATAAGCTAAAGCCTGTGGCGGCTAATGTCGATATTTTGGCCATTGTTTTTGCCCCATTGCCAGCGGCTGCACCCAGCTTAATTGATCGCTACTTAGTAGTCTGTCATCATGCCGATGTTGAGCCGTTATTGGTATTAAATAAAGCAGATTTATTGACCATTGAAGCCTATGCCTTTACTCAAAATCTGCTTACTGAATATCAAGCGCTTGGTTATGAGACGGTATTAACTGCAGCCCCATGTCCAGAAAACTTATTGCAAGCCGATTCAAAAGACTCTCAAGACGCTGCTAACACAGACTCTAAAAACAGTCCAGTTGACCCTGAGAACATCGACTCCGAGCGCTTAGAGGACATTAAACAAGTCACAGAGCTGGGCTTAGGTGACTTGCAGCAAAAGATTAAAAATAAACTGGTAATTTTTGCCGGTCAGTCTGGTGTTGGTAAAAGCACCCTAGTGAATGCCTTATTACCCAACTCTGATCAAAGCGTGAATGTCATCTCAACCAACTCCAAGTTAGGACAGCACACAACAACCACCAGTCGCCTACTGCCCTTCGTGCCTGAAGATTTAACTCAGGGCGGTATTGTCGATACTCCAGGTATCCGTGAATATGGTATTTGGCACTTAACACCTGAGGATATTATGGCAGGCTTTGTCGAATTAGCGCCGCTTGCTGGCCACTGTAAATTCCGTGACTGTAAACACACTCACAACAGTAAAGGCTGTGCTTTATGGGAGGCAGTTGCTGAAGGAAAAGTGATGCAAAGACGTGTCGAAAGCTTAGTCACCTTGCAAGCCGAGGCAGACACCCCCACATATTGA
- the orn gene encoding oligoribonuclease, with the protein MSDHPNKIRIRNQGKKGLIWIDLEMTGLDTMNDDIIEIATIVTDDDLNVLAEGPVLAIKVSDQKLNAMDDWNTKQHGQSGLIDRVRRSSVTIEEAERQTIEFLSKWVDEGKSPMCGNSICQDRRFLARQMPQLEKFFHYRNLDVSSIKELCYRWRPDILKGVEKSGTHLAMDDIRDSIRELKHYRQHFFKLLD; encoded by the coding sequence ATGAGTGACCATCCGAATAAAATTAGAATTAGAAATCAGGGCAAAAAAGGGCTGATTTGGATAGACCTAGAAATGACAGGTCTAGACACCATGAATGATGACATCATCGAGATTGCTACCATTGTAACGGATGATGATTTAAACGTATTGGCCGAAGGTCCTGTGCTTGCTATTAAAGTATCTGATCAAAAGCTCAACGCTATGGATGATTGGAATACCAAGCAGCATGGTCAATCAGGTCTGATTGATAGAGTGCGTAGAAGTTCGGTGACAATAGAAGAAGCAGAGCGTCAAACCATTGAATTTTTAAGCAAATGGGTTGATGAGGGTAAGTCGCCAATGTGTGGTAACTCAATCTGCCAAGACCGCCGTTTCTTAGCGCGTCAAATGCCCCAGCTTGAGAAATTTTTCCATTATCGCAATTTAGATGTGTCTTCTATCAAAGAGCTGTGCTACCGCTGGCGCCCAGATATCTTGAAGGGAGTAGAGAAGTCAGGCACTCACTTGGCCATGGATGATATTCGTGACTCGATTCGTGAGCTTAAACATTACCGTCAGCACTTTTTTAAGCTGCTAGACTAA
- a CDS encoding UDP-2,3-diacylglucosamine diphosphatase, with protein MTNAESLLSDSTVSSLDLLPNYSHLITTRPHDIRRVVISDLHLSAEEPALVQAFLTLLDDLLQLPNIIELYILGDWFDAWVGDDVYLSLSAKQKRVHWMTPIIDKLYQLKQHGCQTLVMHGNRDFLLGQPFCDTFAGKLINEPYLITLGNKRYRFEHGDALCTDDISYQRFRRVTRNRAVQWLFLKQPLSKRINFAQKVRRHSSEDKVHKPMAIMDVNQQAVIKALQHVDNLLHGHTHRPDIHLVEDADHSINQNKKTKLLSKFSRKNVRSDNTHFRYVLGDWRVLHRDSSRQQVEAVIAVTTVEPTEQSELQQQTRTQQNTQKNKSTQKNKSAQSSELLNERLQLLKFVV; from the coding sequence ATGACCAATGCAGAATCGCTATTGTCGGATTCAACGGTAAGTTCATTGGATTTACTACCAAACTATAGCCACTTGATCACGACTCGGCCGCATGATATTCGCCGGGTAGTCATCAGTGACCTGCATTTGTCTGCTGAAGAGCCTGCCTTAGTGCAGGCTTTTTTGACATTACTCGATGATTTATTGCAATTACCCAATATTATTGAACTTTATATCCTAGGTGACTGGTTTGATGCTTGGGTCGGTGATGATGTTTATTTATCGTTATCTGCCAAGCAAAAGCGAGTGCACTGGATGACACCCATTATCGACAAGCTCTATCAGCTCAAGCAGCATGGCTGTCAAACCTTAGTCATGCATGGCAATCGTGATTTCTTACTGGGTCAGCCGTTCTGCGATACTTTCGCAGGTAAGCTGATTAATGAGCCTTATTTGATAACTCTGGGTAACAAACGCTATCGCTTTGAGCATGGCGATGCCTTATGCACTGACGATATCTCATATCAGCGCTTTCGCCGAGTGACACGTAATCGTGCAGTTCAATGGTTGTTCTTAAAGCAGCCTTTATCAAAACGCATAAATTTTGCTCAAAAAGTGCGCCGACACAGCAGTGAAGATAAGGTGCATAAACCAATGGCCATCATGGATGTCAATCAACAGGCGGTTATCAAAGCCTTGCAGCATGTCGATAACCTACTACATGGCCACACCCACCGACCAGATATTCATTTGGTTGAAGACGCTGATCATTCTATTAATCAAAATAAAAAAACAAAGCTGCTATCTAAATTTAGCAGAAAAAACGTTCGCTCAGACAATACTCACTTTCGTTATGTGCTCGGTGATTGGCGTGTACTTCACCGTGACAGCTCTCGACAGCAAGTTGAAGCGGTTATCGCCGTCACGACAGTCGAACCAACCGAGCAATCAGAGTTGCAGCAGCAGACTCGCACCCAACAAAACACACAGAAAAATAAAAGCACTCAGAAAAACAAAAGCGCCCAATCTAGCGAGTTGCTAAATGAGCGCTTACAGTTGCTTAAATTTGTGGTTTAA